ATGCACAGTGAAGGCCACCACCAATACGATGGCCCGCGCGATCAATTCTGAGGGGCTGAGACCGAACATGGCAGGATTATAACCAGCCCGCACGCCGTGATACCATACCCCGCACACCATGCTGCCGGAACTCAAGCTCGACGATGTAGTACGTTTGCACAAAGTACACCCGTGCGGCAGCACCGATTGGAAGGTGGTGCGCCTGGGTGCAGATATTGGCCTGGTGTGCCTGGGCTGTGGCCGCCGCGTCCTGCTGGAGCGGCGCAAACTGGCCCACCGTATGAAAAAGATCCTCAGCGAAGAAGAAAAGTGATCCATCGATCGATCGGTCAGCCCCTCGTCAGACGAAAGTGCTTGACCGAATCGGTAGTGGTTTCGATCTATGTCGATTTTATTTCTTGTCGCCACGCCCATCGGCAACCTTGAAGATATGAGCCCGCGGGCGATACGTGTGCTGCGCGAAGTGCAACTCATCGCCGCCGAAGATACCCGCCATAGCCGCAAGCTACTGACCCATTTTGAGATCCACACCCCGCTGACCAGCTATTACGAGCACAACCAGCTTAGCAAGCTGGAGCGCGTGCTGGCCGCGCTGGCCGCCGGCGATGTAGCCCTGATCTCCGATGCGGGCATGCCCGGCATCAACGACCCCGGCTACCTGCTGGTGCGGGCGGCCTTGCAGGCCGGGCACCAGGTCAGCCCGGTGCCCGGGCCCAGCGCCCCGGTGGCGGCGCTGGCGGCCAGCGGCCTGCCCAGCGATCACTTCGTATATCTCGGCTACCTGCCGGCCAAAGCCAGCGAGCGCCGCGCCGCGATCGAGCAGGTGGCCGCCCTGCCCTACACGCTGATCTGGCTGGAGAGCCCGCACCGCTTGAGCGCCGCATTGGCCGACCTGCAGCGCGTGCTGGGTGAACGCCACGTGGCGGTGGCCGCCGAACTCACCAAGCTATACGAGCGCTTCTTCCGCGGCACGCTGAGCGAAGCCGCGGCATTCTACGCCAAGCAGCCGGCCCGCGGCGAATTCACCCTGGTGGTGGCAGGCGCCGAAACGCAGCCACAAGCCTGGGGCGAAGAGCAAGTAAAATCACTGCTGCAGGCCGGGCTGGCCACTACGCCGCCCTCCCAATTGGCCAAGCAGGTGGCCGCCGAGAGCGGTTGGCCGCGCAGCCAGGTGTATACCCTCCTCGAACAACTCCGCAAGGAACGTATTGACGATGAATCTGAATGACCTTGACTTGATGAAGCAGCAAGACCCCGAGAACATGATCGGCCATATCAACGGCCTGCCCGAGCAGTTGGCGGCCGCCTGGGCGCTGGGCCAACGCCTGGCCCTGCCGGCGTGGGCGGGCATCCGCCAGATCGTGGTGGCAGGCATGGGTGGCTCGGCCATCGGCGCCGATCTGCTGGCGGCCTACGCCGAGCCGCAGTTGCAGGCCAGCCTGGTCACCCATCGTGACTATGGCCTGCCGGCCTGGGTGAACGCCGATACGTTGGTGGTGTGCTCTTCACACTCCGGCAACACCGAGGAAACCTTGGCTGCCTACACGGCCGCCAAGGCCGCCGGCAGCAAAATTCTGGTGGTGTGCACCGGCGGCAAGTTAGCTGCCCTGGCCCAGCAAGATGGCCACCCCCTGTGGCAGTTCGAGCACAAGGGCCAGCCGCGCACCGCCGTGGGCTACTCGTTCGGCTTGCTGCTGGCGCTGGTGGCGCGGCTGGGCCTGTTGCCTGACCCAGGCGCCGAGCTGGCTGGCGCGGTGGCGGCGATGCAGGCGCAACAGGCCGCCTTCCTCCCCGAGGTGCCCGACACGCAAAACCCTGCAAAACGCATGGGCGGCCAACTGATCGGCCGCTGGGTCACGATATACGGCGCCGGCCTGATGGCGCCGGTGGCGCGCCGCTGGAAGGCGCAGCTCAACGAGAATTCAAAGGCCGCCGCCAGCTTTGAAGTCATTCCTGAGACCAATCACAACGCTTTGCAAGGGCTAATGCAGCCCGAAGCG
The DNA window shown above is from Anaerolineales bacterium and carries:
- a CDS encoding DUF951 domain-containing protein, with the protein product MLPELKLDDVVRLHKVHPCGSTDWKVVRLGADIGLVCLGCGRRVLLERRKLAHRMKKILSEEEK
- the rsmI gene encoding 16S rRNA (cytidine(1402)-2'-O)-methyltransferase, translating into MSILFLVATPIGNLEDMSPRAIRVLREVQLIAAEDTRHSRKLLTHFEIHTPLTSYYEHNQLSKLERVLAALAAGDVALISDAGMPGINDPGYLLVRAALQAGHQVSPVPGPSAPVAALAASGLPSDHFVYLGYLPAKASERRAAIEQVAALPYTLIWLESPHRLSAALADLQRVLGERHVAVAAELTKLYERFFRGTLSEAAAFYAKQPARGEFTLVVAGAETQPQAWGEEQVKSLLQAGLATTPPSQLAKQVAAESGWPRSQVYTLLEQLRKERIDDESE
- a CDS encoding bifunctional phosphoglucose/phosphomannose isomerase, which codes for MNLNDLDLMKQQDPENMIGHINGLPEQLAAAWALGQRLALPAWAGIRQIVVAGMGGSAIGADLLAAYAEPQLQASLVTHRDYGLPAWVNADTLVVCSSHSGNTEETLAAYTAAKAAGSKILVVCTGGKLAALAQQDGHPLWQFEHKGQPRTAVGYSFGLLLALVARLGLLPDPGAELAGAVAAMQAQQAAFLPEVPDTQNPAKRMGGQLIGRWVTIYGAGLMAPVARRWKAQLNENSKAAASFEVIPETNHNALQGLMQPEAQFNASMALFLLAAQDDARNRKRTELTRNAVMVEGQNTDMIRAQGDTRMANLWTALHYGDYVSFYLAMGYGYDPTPVPALAAFKQAMAG